Proteins encoded in a region of the Corvus hawaiiensis isolate bCorHaw1 chromosome 18, bCorHaw1.pri.cur, whole genome shotgun sequence genome:
- the PUS1 gene encoding tRNA pseudouridine synthase A isoform X1, with translation MPFVLIPSVVVFLQVLKMAEDLRATVSSQTKRLNSSSEVIQRLEENGHQNKRLKGNADEEDAEDQNKKSPKRKIVLLMAYSGKGYHGMQRNVGSSQFKTIEDDLVSALVQSGCIPENHGEDMKKMSFQRCARTDKGVSAAGQIVSLKVRLRDDILEKINNHLPSHIRILGLKRVTGGFNSKNKCDARTYSYMLPTFAFAHKDHVVQEELYRLDTETLERVNKLLACYKGTHNFHNFTSQKGPRDPSAKRYIMEMYCGEPFVRENMEFAVIKVKGQSFMMHQIRKMIGLVIAIVKGYAAESIMERSWGEEKVDVPKAPGLGLVLEKVHFEKYNRRFGNDGLHEPLEWTQEEEKIAIFKEQYIYPTIINTEREEKSMANWLNTLPIHDFNSSAVEMQTSNKNSKKSSDPEGSDGCGDDSD, from the exons ATGCCATTCGTGCTCATCCCATCTGTGGTTGTTTTCCTGCAGGTTCTTAAAATGGCTGAGGACTTAAGAGCAACGGTTTCCAGCCAGACAAAGAGACTCAACAGCAGCAGCGAGGTGATTcaaaggctggaagaaaacGGGCATCAAAACAAAAGGTTGAAGGGTAATGCGGATGAGGAAGATGCAGAGGATCAGAATAAGAAGTCACCCAAAAGGAAGATTGTGCTCTTGATGGCATATTCTGGGAAAGGCTACCATGGGATGCAA AGAAATGTGGGATCTTCACAGTTCAAGACAATTGAAGATGACTTAGTCTCTGCCCTTGTTCAGTCAGGATGCATCCCAGAAAACCACGGGGAAGATATGAAGAAGATGTCTTTCCAGCGGTGTGCTCGAACAGATAAG GGTgtgtctgcagctgggcagaTTGTATCACTGAAGGTCAGGCTAAGAGATGACATCTTAGAAAAGATCAATAATCATCTTCCTTCTCACATCAGAATTCTGG GCCTGAAGAGAGTCACTGGGGGATTCAATTCCAAGAACAAATGTGATGCCAGAACCTACTCCTACATGCTGCCAACATTTGCCTTTGCCCATAAGGACCATGTTGTGCAGGAAGAGCTTTATCGGCTGGACACAGAGACCCTTGAAAGGGTCAATAAACTGCTGGCCTGCTACAAAGGGACACACAACTTCCACAACTTCACGTCCCAGAAGGGCCCCAGGGACCCCAGTGCCAAGCGGTACATCATGGAGATGTACTGTGGAGAGCCCTTTGTCAGGGAAAATATGGAATTTGCGGTGATCAAAGTGAAAGGTCAGAGTTTCATGATGCACCAGATCAGGAAGATGATTGGGCTGGTGATAGCAATTGTGAAAGGTTATGCTGCTGAGTCCATCATGGAACgcagctggggagaggagaaggtcGACGTCCCCAAAGCCCCAGGACTTGGGCTGGTTTTGGAGAAAGTacactttgaaaaatacaaCAGGCGTTTTGGGAATGATGGGCTGCATGAGCCACTGGAGTGgacacaggaggaggagaagattgCTATTTTCAAAGAGCAGTACATCTATCCTACCATTATCAACACggaaagggaggagaaatcCATGGCAAACTGGCTAAATACCCTCCCCATTCACGACTTCAACTCGTCTGCTGTTGAGATGCAAACCAGCAACAAAAACTCAAAG aagagCAGCGATCCCGAAGGCAGTGATGGTTGTGGCGATGATTCTGACTGA
- the PUS1 gene encoding tRNA pseudouridine synthase A isoform X2 — translation MAEDLRATVSSQTKRLNSSSEVIQRLEENGHQNKRLKGNADEEDAEDQNKKSPKRKIVLLMAYSGKGYHGMQRNVGSSQFKTIEDDLVSALVQSGCIPENHGEDMKKMSFQRCARTDKGVSAAGQIVSLKVRLRDDILEKINNHLPSHIRILGLKRVTGGFNSKNKCDARTYSYMLPTFAFAHKDHVVQEELYRLDTETLERVNKLLACYKGTHNFHNFTSQKGPRDPSAKRYIMEMYCGEPFVRENMEFAVIKVKGQSFMMHQIRKMIGLVIAIVKGYAAESIMERSWGEEKVDVPKAPGLGLVLEKVHFEKYNRRFGNDGLHEPLEWTQEEEKIAIFKEQYIYPTIINTEREEKSMANWLNTLPIHDFNSSAVEMQTSNKNSKKSSDPEGSDGCGDDSD, via the exons ATGGCTGAGGACTTAAGAGCAACGGTTTCCAGCCAGACAAAGAGACTCAACAGCAGCAGCGAGGTGATTcaaaggctggaagaaaacGGGCATCAAAACAAAAGGTTGAAGGGTAATGCGGATGAGGAAGATGCAGAGGATCAGAATAAGAAGTCACCCAAAAGGAAGATTGTGCTCTTGATGGCATATTCTGGGAAAGGCTACCATGGGATGCAA AGAAATGTGGGATCTTCACAGTTCAAGACAATTGAAGATGACTTAGTCTCTGCCCTTGTTCAGTCAGGATGCATCCCAGAAAACCACGGGGAAGATATGAAGAAGATGTCTTTCCAGCGGTGTGCTCGAACAGATAAG GGTgtgtctgcagctgggcagaTTGTATCACTGAAGGTCAGGCTAAGAGATGACATCTTAGAAAAGATCAATAATCATCTTCCTTCTCACATCAGAATTCTGG GCCTGAAGAGAGTCACTGGGGGATTCAATTCCAAGAACAAATGTGATGCCAGAACCTACTCCTACATGCTGCCAACATTTGCCTTTGCCCATAAGGACCATGTTGTGCAGGAAGAGCTTTATCGGCTGGACACAGAGACCCTTGAAAGGGTCAATAAACTGCTGGCCTGCTACAAAGGGACACACAACTTCCACAACTTCACGTCCCAGAAGGGCCCCAGGGACCCCAGTGCCAAGCGGTACATCATGGAGATGTACTGTGGAGAGCCCTTTGTCAGGGAAAATATGGAATTTGCGGTGATCAAAGTGAAAGGTCAGAGTTTCATGATGCACCAGATCAGGAAGATGATTGGGCTGGTGATAGCAATTGTGAAAGGTTATGCTGCTGAGTCCATCATGGAACgcagctggggagaggagaaggtcGACGTCCCCAAAGCCCCAGGACTTGGGCTGGTTTTGGAGAAAGTacactttgaaaaatacaaCAGGCGTTTTGGGAATGATGGGCTGCATGAGCCACTGGAGTGgacacaggaggaggagaagattgCTATTTTCAAAGAGCAGTACATCTATCCTACCATTATCAACACggaaagggaggagaaatcCATGGCAAACTGGCTAAATACCCTCCCCATTCACGACTTCAACTCGTCTGCTGTTGAGATGCAAACCAGCAACAAAAACTCAAAG aagagCAGCGATCCCGAAGGCAGTGATGGTTGTGGCGATGATTCTGACTGA